Proteins from one Erysipelothrix larvae genomic window:
- the gap gene encoding type I glyceraldehyde-3-phosphate dehydrogenase translates to MTVKVAINGFGRIGRLATRLIIGSDDMEIVAINDLTDAKTLAHLLKYDSAQGRYGKDVVVKEGAFEVDGHEIKVLSERDPKNLPWKELGVDVVLECTGFFTTEEKAGLHLEAGARKVIVSAPATGNIKTVVYNTNHEILDGSETVISGASCTTNCLAPMAKVLNDKFGIVGGSMTTIHAYTNDQNTLDAPHAKGDLRRARAAAANIVPNSTGAAKAIGLVIPELQGKLDGGAQRVPVITGSITELVAVVEKDCDADAVNAAMKAAANESYGYTEEPLVSSDIIGMAYGSLFDATQTKVIKQGGVTLVKVAAWYDNEASYTNQLVRTAHYVAAKF, encoded by the coding sequence ATGACAGTTAAGGTGGCAATTAACGGATTTGGACGTATTGGACGTCTAGCAACACGTCTTATCATCGGATCAGACGATATGGAAATCGTAGCAATCAATGATTTAACAGATGCTAAAACATTGGCTCATTTATTGAAATATGACTCAGCACAAGGACGTTACGGCAAAGATGTTGTAGTAAAAGAAGGTGCATTTGAAGTTGATGGACATGAAATCAAAGTATTAAGCGAACGCGATCCTAAAAACTTACCATGGAAAGAATTAGGTGTAGACGTAGTTCTTGAATGTACAGGATTCTTTACAACAGAAGAAAAAGCTGGTCTTCACTTAGAAGCTGGTGCTCGTAAAGTTATCGTTTCAGCTCCTGCAACAGGAAACATTAAAACAGTTGTTTACAACACAAACCACGAAATTCTTGATGGTAGCGAAACAGTTATCTCAGGTGCTTCATGTACAACAAACTGCTTGGCTCCTATGGCTAAAGTATTAAATGATAAATTTGGTATCGTTGGTGGTTCTATGACTACTATCCACGCATACACAAATGACCAAAACACATTAGATGCTCCTCACGCTAAAGGTGACTTACGTCGTGCTCGTGCTGCTGCAGCTAATATCGTTCCTAACTCAACAGGTGCTGCTAAAGCTATCGGTCTTGTAATTCCTGAATTACAAGGTAAATTAGATGGTGGAGCACAACGTGTTCCAGTTATCACAGGTTCAATCACAGAACTCGTTGCTGTAGTTGAAAAAGATTGTGATGCTGATGCAGTAAATGCTGCTATGAAAGCTGCTGCTAACGAATCATATGGTTACACTGAAGAACCTCTAGTATCATCAGACATCATCGGTATGGCTTATGGTTCATTATTTGATGCTACACAAACTAAAGTTATCAAACAAGGTGGCGTAACACTTGTTAAAGTTGCTGCTTGGTATGATAATGAAGCATCATACACAAACCAATTAGTACGTACAGCTCACTATGTAGCTGCTAAATTCTAA
- the ybaK gene encoding Cys-tRNA(Pro) deacylase encodes MKTNAMRTLDQLKIPYQVVEFKVSKEHMDGEEVARLVSRNVEEVFKTLVVCDKDDLVVCLIPVSEHVDLKKLSKASGHKSLSMLPLNQLTQKTGYQRGGCSPIGMKKLYPTYIHESCLEQEVIAISGGHRGCQIIIDPHQLIECINIKVGDYVQG; translated from the coding sequence ATGAAGACAAATGCAATGCGAACATTAGATCAGCTTAAAATTCCTTATCAGGTAGTTGAATTTAAAGTGTCTAAAGAACATATGGATGGTGAAGAAGTTGCTCGTCTGGTCTCAAGAAATGTCGAAGAGGTCTTTAAGACATTAGTAGTATGCGACAAAGATGATCTTGTTGTTTGTTTGATTCCAGTATCAGAGCACGTTGATCTAAAGAAATTATCAAAAGCAAGTGGTCATAAATCATTATCGATGCTTCCCCTTAATCAACTCACACAAAAGACTGGATATCAGCGTGGTGGTTGTTCTCCAATAGGGATGAAGAAATTGTATCCAACATATATTCATGAATCTTGTTTAGAACAGGAAGTGATAGCTATAAGTGGAGGTCATAGAGGATGCCAGATTATTATTGACCCACATCAATTAATCGAGTGTATAAATATTAAAGTTGGTGATTATGTGCAGGGATAA